One part of the Cytobacillus sp. IB215665 genome encodes these proteins:
- a CDS encoding D-alanine--D-alanine ligase yields MKIKLGLLYGGKSAEHQVSLQTALAVIKALNKDKFEIHPIFITSNGEWVRGKQITDSVDNVSSLTLVSEENSIVPNTFANELFKSSRSADGNQDSLDVIFPLLHGTNGEDGTVQGLLELLNLPYVGNGVLASATGMDKVIMKQLFAQAGLKQVNYVGFTRNEWHKLKEEAYEQVEEQLGYPCFVKPANLGSSVGISKCNSRDSLVEAFDEAFTYDRKIIIEAAVVGREIEVGVLGNDEPEVSVAGEIVPKDDFYDYKAKYEDGDTALIIPADITTSEYEKIHEMAIKAFKAIDGTGLVRADFFLTQDSEVFINEVNTMPGFTPVSMFPLLWQHSSVTYPQLIEKLVQLAIERHEEKQQIKYTF; encoded by the coding sequence ATGAAAATAAAATTAGGATTGCTGTACGGAGGGAAATCAGCTGAACATCAAGTTTCATTGCAAACAGCACTTGCTGTTATTAAGGCATTAAATAAAGATAAATTTGAAATCCATCCCATTTTTATAACGAGTAATGGGGAGTGGGTCCGTGGTAAGCAAATTACAGATTCAGTTGATAATGTAAGTTCTTTAACATTAGTCTCGGAAGAAAATTCAATTGTCCCTAATACTTTTGCTAATGAGCTTTTCAAATCTTCACGAAGTGCTGATGGCAATCAGGATTCACTTGATGTCATTTTCCCATTACTCCATGGGACAAATGGAGAAGATGGTACTGTGCAAGGGCTATTGGAATTATTGAACCTTCCTTATGTTGGGAACGGAGTATTAGCATCAGCAACGGGAATGGATAAAGTGATTATGAAACAATTGTTTGCCCAAGCGGGGCTAAAACAAGTGAATTATGTAGGCTTCACTCGTAACGAGTGGCATAAGTTAAAGGAAGAAGCATATGAACAAGTAGAGGAGCAGCTGGGTTATCCATGCTTTGTAAAACCTGCAAACCTAGGATCAAGTGTAGGGATTAGTAAATGTAATAGCCGTGATAGCTTGGTGGAGGCTTTCGATGAGGCTTTCACTTATGATCGTAAAATAATTATTGAAGCTGCAGTAGTTGGTCGTGAAATTGAAGTAGGTGTACTTGGTAATGATGAACCGGAGGTTTCGGTTGCGGGAGAGATTGTACCTAAAGACGATTTTTACGATTATAAGGCAAAATACGAAGACGGAGATACTGCGCTAATCATCCCAGCCGATATAACAACATCAGAGTATGAAAAGATTCATGAAATGGCTATTAAAGCATTTAAGGCAATTGATGGCACAGGTCTAGTCAGAGCTGATTTCTTCCTAACACAAGATAGTGAAGTTTTTATTAATGAAGTGAATACAATGCCAGGCTTTACACCAGTTAGTATGTTTCCATTATTATGGCAACATTCTAGTGTCACATACCCTCAATTAATTGAAAAGCTTGTGCAATTAGCAATTGAACGACATGAAGAGAAACAACAAATTAAATATACATTTTAA
- a CDS encoding UDP-N-acetylmuramoyl-tripeptide--D-alanyl-D-alanine ligase, with protein MIRRTLQEIVEMVLGEVVQFQHNGQFIEGVSINSREIQHGNLFIPIIGERFNGHDFVNDAFEQGAVVSLWQKGQPNMPKGRPLIVVDDTLMALQKLAAQYRQQLNVKVIGITGSNGKTTTKDLISEVLSTNYKILKTEGNFNNHYGLPLTLLRLEEDTDIAVLEMGMSDRGEIQLLSEIARPNAAVITNIGESHLQDLGSREAICEAKLEILAGLQPGAPLVYNGDEPLLLERVSNLDGELISFGKNERNNFKVTSISQQSDQTLFSINQSQSITYILPVLGEHNVYNALAAIATARYFHVSWDKIKEGLEKVKLTNMRMERIVAPSGITIINDAYNASPTSMKAAIHLLNELPNFSRKFVVFGDMLELGDNEIEFHRSIGKMLSPAKVDYVFTLGRLGAEIAHEAQKVFPAGRTRVYSDKKELIRDVKEIIQANDVMLVKASRGMELEEVVEALK; from the coding sequence ATGATTAGACGAACATTACAAGAAATTGTTGAGATGGTTTTAGGAGAAGTAGTGCAATTTCAACATAATGGGCAGTTTATCGAGGGTGTATCTATTAATTCACGAGAAATTCAACATGGTAATTTGTTTATTCCGATCATTGGGGAACGCTTTAATGGACATGATTTTGTTAACGATGCGTTTGAACAAGGAGCCGTAGTTTCTCTATGGCAAAAGGGGCAACCAAATATGCCAAAGGGAAGACCGTTAATTGTTGTTGATGACACGCTTATGGCATTACAAAAGCTTGCTGCACAATATCGACAGCAGCTAAATGTTAAGGTTATAGGTATTACAGGTAGCAATGGAAAAACAACAACCAAAGACTTAATTTCAGAAGTGCTTTCTACTAATTATAAAATACTGAAAACAGAAGGTAATTTTAACAATCATTACGGGTTGCCTTTGACGCTATTACGTTTGGAAGAAGATACTGATATTGCGGTTCTTGAAATGGGAATGAGTGATCGTGGCGAAATACAATTACTATCTGAGATTGCTCGCCCTAACGCAGCTGTAATTACAAACATCGGAGAATCCCATTTGCAAGATTTAGGATCACGGGAAGCCATATGTGAAGCGAAGTTAGAAATATTAGCAGGGTTACAACCTGGTGCTCCCCTTGTGTACAATGGTGATGAGCCGCTGCTATTAGAACGGGTGTCTAATTTGGATGGAGAGTTAATTTCATTTGGTAAAAATGAACGAAATAATTTTAAGGTAACTTCTATTTCACAACAAAGTGACCAAACTCTTTTTTCAATTAATCAATCTCAGAGCATTACATATATTCTTCCTGTGTTAGGGGAGCATAACGTCTATAATGCACTTGCAGCTATTGCAACTGCACGATATTTTCATGTTTCTTGGGATAAGATAAAAGAAGGTCTAGAGAAAGTTAAACTTACGAATATGAGAATGGAACGTATAGTAGCACCTTCAGGTATAACAATAATTAATGATGCCTACAATGCTAGTCCTACTTCCATGAAGGCTGCGATTCACCTACTAAATGAACTACCGAACTTTTCGCGTAAGTTTGTTGTTTTTGGAGATATGCTAGAGCTAGGGGATAACGAAATTGAATTTCATCGTTCTATAGGAAAAATGTTATCACCAGCAAAGGTTGATTACGTATTTACTTTGGGCAGATTAGGAGCAGAAATCGCTCATGAAGCACAAAAAGTATTTCCAGCAGGGAGAACAAGGGTTTATAGTGATAAAAAAGAACTTATTAGAGATGTAAAGGAAATTATACAAGCTAATGATGTAATGTTGGTCAAGGCATCGCGTGGGATGGAGCTTGAGGAAGTTGTTGAAGCATTGAAATGA
- a CDS encoding alpha/beta hydrolase, with product MIGCLCIHGFTGGPYEVQPLVDYLTQETDWEIVTPILPGHGEQLSLSGVRYTKWIDCVEEELKKLLDKFDIVYLIGFSMGGVIASYLAAKYSIRKLVLLSAAVYYTNPKQLISDVHDLFKLGLQGKINENELYERYKKKIIATPLSAIIQFQQLVRKVRPALKKISVPTLIVQGKCDGIVPMKSAEHIHQTISSTRKKLIYIESAKHHVCYCDERKELFSEVYTFLKE from the coding sequence ATGATAGGTTGTTTATGCATTCATGGATTTACAGGTGGTCCTTACGAAGTTCAGCCATTAGTCGACTATTTAACTCAAGAGACTGATTGGGAAATTGTCACACCTATACTACCTGGTCATGGTGAACAACTCTCGTTGAGCGGTGTGAGATACACTAAGTGGATTGATTGCGTGGAAGAAGAGCTGAAGAAATTGTTAGACAAATTCGACATCGTATATTTAATTGGGTTTTCAATGGGCGGTGTAATTGCTAGTTACTTAGCAGCGAAGTACTCAATAAGAAAACTTGTCTTATTGAGTGCAGCTGTATATTATACGAATCCAAAGCAACTTATAAGTGATGTACATGATTTATTCAAGCTAGGGTTGCAAGGAAAAATAAACGAAAATGAATTATATGAGAGGTATAAGAAGAAAATAATTGCAACTCCTCTTAGTGCAATAATTCAGTTCCAACAGCTCGTTCGAAAGGTTAGACCAGCTTTAAAGAAAATCTCTGTACCTACATTGATTGTGCAAGGGAAATGTGATGGGATTGTTCCAATGAAAAGTGCAGAGCATATACATCAAACAATCAGTTCTACAAGGAAGAAACTTATTTATATAGAGTCAGCCAAGCATCATGTCTGCTACTGTGACGAGCGTAAGGAGCTTTTTTCTGAGGTATATACCTTTTTAAAGGAGTAG